A part of Perca fluviatilis chromosome 15, GENO_Pfluv_1.0, whole genome shotgun sequence genomic DNA contains:
- the c1qtnf6a gene encoding complement C1q tumor necrosis factor-related protein 6 — protein MLGVLILVSLPSLVALVPPPVPCRHCCDHLEPEEGSAAQPPAGGFSHVPEVRTYINMTILKGDKGERGDRGTPGKAGQEGPPGSSGPTGSKGTKGQAGLPGDPCKVHYSAFSVGRRKSLHSLESYQALVFDTVFVNLDDHFNMFNGKFLCHVPGIYFFNVNIHTWNFKETYLHIMHNDTEQAIVYAQPSDRSIMQSQSVMLQLELKDEVWVRLYKRERENAVYSDDVDVYITFNGYLIKGSVEGN, from the exons ATGTTGGGCGTCCTCATCCTTGTGTCCCTCCCCTCGCTGGTGGCCCTGGTGCCTCCTCCGGTCCCCTGCAGGCACTGCTGTGATCACCTGGAGCCAGAGGAGGGCAGCGCAGCCCAGCCTCCCGCAGGAGGGTTCAGCCATGTGCCAGAGGTCCGCACCTACATCAACATGACCATCCTCAAAG GTGACAAAGGAGAACGTGGCGACAGAGGAACACCGGGTAAAGCTGGACAAGAAGGCCCTCCAGGCTCCAGTGGTCCCACAGGCTCAAAAGGCACTAAGGGCCAGGCAGGTCTCCCAGGAGACCCCTGCAAAGTCCACTACTCCGCCTTCTCCGTCGGCCGCCGCAAATCCCTCCACAGCCTGGAGTCCTACCAGGCGCTTGTGTTTGACACAGTCTTCGTCAACCTTGACGACCACTTTAACATGTTCAATGGGAAGTTCCTCTGCCACGTCCCAGGGATCTACTTCTTCAACGTCAACATCCACACGTGGAACTTCAAAGAGACTTATCTACACATCATGCACAACGACACCGAGCAGGCCATCGTGTACGCCCAGCCCAGCGACCGCTCCATCATGCAGAGTCAGAGCGTGATGCTGCAGCTGGAGCTGAAAGACGAGGTGTGGGTCCGCCTGTacaagagggagagggagaacgCAGTTTACAGTGATGATGTAGATGTCTATATCACTTTTAATGGATACCTCATCAAAGGCAGTGTAGAGGGAAACTGA